The following are from one region of the Treponema denticola genome:
- a CDS encoding DUF2357 domain-containing protein, protein MSEVKTITQFYKAILKQDEDVQELFELQNQYHHLFQFDPITFENLPSTLDAVIDKNIEYHKNISKKQPIHDYLYRIFLFAEPAFKHIFSVLKNNILREHTMLPISKVREIDGKSISWLNKRPGRTIKQKIGGAGKIFAPHRIISIDTAENRLLKAAAYKLNRLLSAQQKASGVYSVKIKFIQRWLQSEDAGFIGEWNNIPPNNVLLSDKNYKKIWKTWIELQRIDSLITEYLEHIEEIKKTIHNINLLTLQYQKVNSHIIQRPVLGDKKVNLTTPFKDYQYIVPYPALPYKKINLKNYADSFQKNYEPKIEPIKGAFCVIDLTSIKPNFSFCQDEIRQLPFILLQQIWKYHEKKSDKITNQFVDCGNAQAILLNSEDKNIKIDTFSFHDSLNQDVNTDSFKINDITGVLIKKLSSYLLCSKLIYFLPESLDDFSSQIIRANINLYFFNAEQLPRSIAKIMLHFNGSDENTIDTEKYYIVREETDSEVIYTPIKAIKDKSSDFELKKLIKNHNGVIWERHPSIIERKKTQNKKQDENQFIDTVPLSDREFLPKIKKNSNDIEFLKIVLNTDNNEKKSYIPPKSLEKYPHDIIIELNKNDVIQGGVLFTQNKQILENEKIDIPLWKDHLPPLKLKTFEKEIQLVNDYTSIIPKRGHAVIIDVEEKFTLPKNSPFIEFELERGAGQQQNKFFSYIKNQYFPLQEDIDCDLHLTYTYGDNKPYKLSFIPRNNIQKQKYEAFIVEWTTETHIDINSLPIPNYPPIYKWDDFFEYPESEKEKNDDIIKWWSDQFDLIKRLADNSLNRRCNLKIKRNRLRFCTFTICNNGMSILNNREIDNNFKHEFKNTIRYAEIIIKKFRNKYLQDEMRLFLSALHKDTPESNIQFLIESCKNNFNEYYRNIAFALGDLSQQWHKNLFNFILTNYLNEDREEIDYVLRLLSISIWRHKDFVFKFISKQLIVILKIITIITNRLKKNKKYIEEIVFEDPEHDKQFYLNLSFFIELLIGLLRLREKEEYREALSPYSAHIKELYTVLKSLKGFDIKTRMKFKSDDKSEITALEYLMERLIGTIKNSSIKIAGVSAG, encoded by the coding sequence ATGAGTGAAGTAAAAACAATAACCCAATTTTATAAGGCAATATTAAAACAAGATGAAGATGTTCAAGAGTTATTTGAACTACAAAATCAATATCATCATCTGTTTCAGTTTGATCCGATTACGTTTGAAAATTTACCGTCAACATTAGATGCTGTTATAGATAAAAATATTGAGTACCACAAAAATATTTCAAAAAAACAGCCTATACATGATTATTTGTATAGAATATTTTTATTTGCCGAACCCGCATTTAAACATATTTTCTCCGTTTTAAAAAATAACATTTTGCGTGAACATACTATGCTTCCTATTTCTAAGGTGCGTGAAATTGACGGGAAGTCTATAAGTTGGCTTAATAAAAGACCCGGCAGAACCATAAAGCAAAAAATAGGCGGGGCAGGGAAAATATTTGCTCCTCACAGAATTATCAGCATCGACACCGCAGAAAACAGATTGTTAAAAGCGGCAGCATATAAACTAAACAGGCTTTTATCGGCCCAACAAAAAGCATCCGGGGTATATTCTGTAAAGATAAAATTTATTCAAAGATGGCTTCAGAGTGAAGATGCAGGATTTATCGGGGAATGGAATAATATTCCGCCTAACAATGTTCTCCTTTCAGATAAAAACTATAAAAAGATTTGGAAAACTTGGATTGAATTGCAGCGGATAGACAGTTTAATAACGGAATATCTTGAACATATTGAAGAAATAAAGAAAACAATACACAACATTAATTTATTAACTCTTCAATATCAAAAAGTAAATAGTCATATCATTCAACGCCCTGTTTTAGGAGATAAAAAAGTTAATTTAACTACTCCTTTTAAAGACTATCAATATATAGTTCCATATCCTGCTTTGCCGTATAAAAAAATTAATCTAAAAAACTATGCAGATAGTTTTCAAAAAAACTATGAACCAAAAATAGAGCCTATAAAAGGTGCTTTTTGTGTAATAGATTTAACAAGTATAAAACCGAATTTTTCTTTTTGTCAAGATGAAATTAGACAATTACCTTTTATATTATTGCAGCAAATTTGGAAGTATCATGAAAAAAAATCTGATAAAATTACAAATCAATTTGTTGATTGCGGAAATGCACAGGCAATTCTTTTAAATAGTGAAGATAAAAATATAAAAATCGATACTTTTTCATTTCACGATTCATTAAATCAAGATGTAAATACGGATTCTTTTAAAATAAACGACATAACAGGGGTATTAATAAAAAAACTTAGTTCATATCTGTTGTGTTCAAAGTTAATTTATTTTTTACCTGAATCTTTAGATGATTTCTCAAGTCAAATTATTAGAGCGAATATTAATTTGTATTTTTTTAATGCAGAACAGTTACCTAGGAGTATTGCGAAAATAATGCTGCATTTTAACGGTAGTGATGAAAATACAATTGATACGGAGAAATATTATATTGTTAGAGAAGAAACCGATAGTGAAGTTATTTATACACCCATAAAAGCAATAAAAGATAAATCATCCGATTTTGAATTAAAAAAATTGATTAAAAATCATAACGGTGTTATATGGGAACGCCATCCGTCTATTATAGAAAGAAAAAAAACTCAGAATAAAAAACAAGATGAAAATCAATTTATTGATACAGTTCCGTTAAGTGATAGAGAATTCTTACCTAAAATCAAAAAAAATTCAAATGATATCGAATTTCTTAAGATAGTATTAAATACAGATAATAATGAAAAAAAATCTTATATACCTCCAAAAAGTCTCGAAAAATATCCTCATGATATAATAATCGAATTAAATAAAAATGATGTTATTCAAGGAGGAGTGCTTTTTACTCAAAATAAACAGATACTGGAAAATGAAAAGATAGATATTCCGCTTTGGAAAGATCATTTACCGCCTTTAAAATTAAAAACTTTTGAAAAGGAAATTCAATTGGTAAATGACTATACCTCGATTATACCGAAACGTGGACATGCCGTCATCATAGATGTTGAAGAAAAATTTACTCTTCCTAAAAATAGTCCGTTTATAGAATTTGAACTTGAGCGGGGTGCAGGACAACAGCAGAATAAATTTTTTTCATATATAAAAAATCAATATTTTCCATTGCAGGAAGATATTGATTGTGATTTACACTTAACATATACTTATGGCGACAACAAACCATATAAATTATCGTTTATTCCAAGAAATAATATTCAAAAGCAAAAGTATGAAGCTTTTATTGTTGAATGGACAACAGAAACTCATATCGATATAAATAGTTTACCTATTCCAAACTATCCTCCAATTTATAAATGGGATGATTTTTTTGAGTATCCGGAATCTGAGAAAGAAAAAAATGATGATATAATTAAATGGTGGAGTGATCAATTTGATTTAATTAAAAGACTGGCAGATAATAGTTTAAACAGAAGGTGTAATTTAAAAATAAAAAGAAACCGTTTGAGATTTTGTACTTTTACAATATGCAATAACGGGATGAGTATACTTAATAATAGAGAGATTGATAATAATTTTAAGCATGAATTTAAAAATACAATAAGATATGCTGAAATTATTATTAAAAAATTTCGTAATAAATATTTGCAAGATGAAATGCGTTTATTTTTGAGTGCTTTGCACAAAGATACGCCGGAGTCAAATATTCAATTTTTAATAGAAAGTTGTAAAAATAATTTTAATGAATACTATAGAAATATTGCTTTTGCTTTAGGCGATTTATCTCAGCAATGGCACAAAAACTTATTTAATTTTATATTAACAAATTATTTAAATGAAGATAGAGAAGAAATAGATTATGTTTTAAGGTTACTATCCATATCAATATGGAGACATAAAGACTTTGTTTTTAAATTTATCAGTAAACAATTAATTGTAATATTGAAAATTATAACAATTATAACAAATAGATTGAAAAAAAATAAAAAATATATAGAAGAAATTGTTTTTGAAGATCCGGAACATGATAAACAGTTCTATCTTAATCTTTCGTTTTTTATTGAGCTGTTGATTGGATTATTGAGATTACGGGAAAAAGAAGAATATCGAGAAGCCTTATCCCCATATTCTGCACACATAAAAGAACTATACACAGTTTTAAAATCATTAAAAGGCTTTGATATAAAAACCCGAATGAAATTTAAAAGTGATGATAAAAGCGAAATAACAGCATTGGAATATTTAATGGAGCGGTTAATCGGAACTATTAAAAATTCATCTATAAAAATTGCCGGAGTTTCGGCGGGTTAA
- a CDS encoding DNA alkylation repair protein: MKTKQTLIQTRLFSFEDKEYKDFNKKLIPNIDENTMIGIKTPVLRKFAKEFFKAEPEQVSDFMKDMPHKYFEENNLHCFFIENIKDFNEALKETEKFLPYIDNWATCDSFSPKIFKKHHEEIYKKILIWLKSKHTYTVRYAIGLLLSNYLDEHFRPEMLELVSKIRSDEYYINMMIAWYFSFALIKQYKTALPYIKNKKLDTFTHNKAIQKAIESYRIPKEVKELLRGMKVKG; the protein is encoded by the coding sequence ATGAAAACAAAACAAACACTAATCCAAACCAGACTTTTTTCCTTTGAAGATAAAGAGTACAAAGACTTTAATAAAAAGCTGATTCCCAATATTGACGAAAATACGATGATAGGCATTAAAACTCCCGTCTTGCGTAAATTTGCAAAAGAGTTTTTTAAGGCCGAGCCGGAACAAGTTTCAGACTTTATGAAGGACATGCCGCACAAGTATTTTGAAGAAAACAATCTGCACTGCTTTTTTATCGAAAACATAAAAGATTTTAATGAGGCGTTAAAAGAGACCGAAAAATTTTTGCCCTACATCGACAACTGGGCAACCTGCGATAGCTTTTCTCCCAAGATATTTAAAAAGCACCATGAAGAAATTTACAAAAAAATTTTGATATGGCTAAAATCGAAGCATACCTATACCGTTAGGTACGCAATCGGGCTTTTATTGTCGAATTATCTCGATGAGCATTTTAGACCCGAAATGTTGGAGCTTGTTTCAAAAATCAGATCCGATGAGTACTATATAAATATGATGATAGCTTGGTATTTTAGCTTTGCCCTCATCAAGCAATACAAAACGGCCCTCCCCTACATCAAAAACAAAAAGCTTGATACCTTCACCCACAACAAAGCTATCCAAAAAGCCATCGAAAGCTACCGCATTCCGAAGGAAGTAAAAGAGCTTTTGCGAGGAATGAAGGTGAAGGGTTAA
- a CDS encoding ABC transporter substrate-binding protein, whose translation MKKSFSMKILYLCMSFLILAGCTNKGKKQLTAEIEFWSFPNFTSETGEGGGFEKSLIEAFQKEYPGIKVNFTLISFADGEAKIEAAIAEGKAPDIIYDAPGRILAWADRGLLEPLDDVLATEKPYITTGLLEISAGKDRRSYMYPMHGGPFSMAFNKEMLEDLGLIDLLPYKRLDRCWTVAEYETLLKSLKEKLPKGKTPGVFYYKTMGGDQGTRAFLVNLFGNANLLNEDYSKYIFNSPQAVKNLKWTIDAMKEGLLLDGAELTSNDAISMFAESKAVHTILYSPQLNKMYNGKRKYKGKDFTPIYMPFPNDSSAPLLEFLAGGACVFKSSDKQKIEAAKLFLKFAATDEVWAYKLVKATGGFPATSKIQIETSDDEILYNSVLQKFFGQYYNNITGFSKMREYWNKALKEASSGKDIQNVLNSFVKDADRTLGE comes from the coding sequence ATGAAAAAATCTTTTTCGATGAAAATTTTATATTTGTGTATGTCTTTTTTAATTCTTGCGGGATGTACAAATAAAGGAAAAAAGCAGCTTACTGCCGAAATCGAATTTTGGAGTTTTCCCAATTTTACGTCTGAAACAGGAGAAGGCGGCGGTTTTGAAAAAAGTCTTATAGAGGCATTTCAAAAAGAATACCCCGGCATTAAGGTTAATTTTACGCTTATAAGCTTTGCAGATGGTGAGGCAAAAATCGAAGCTGCCATAGCTGAAGGCAAGGCTCCTGATATCATTTATGACGCACCCGGCCGTATTCTTGCTTGGGCAGACAGAGGTTTATTGGAACCATTGGATGATGTTCTTGCAACCGAAAAGCCTTATATTACCACAGGACTTTTGGAAATCTCGGCCGGTAAAGACAGGCGTTCGTACATGTATCCCATGCACGGAGGCCCTTTTTCTATGGCTTTTAATAAAGAGATGCTTGAAGATTTGGGGCTTATAGATCTTTTACCCTACAAACGCTTAGATCGGTGCTGGACTGTAGCCGAATATGAAACTCTTCTTAAATCTTTAAAAGAAAAACTGCCTAAAGGAAAAACTCCGGGTGTCTTCTATTATAAGACTATGGGCGGTGATCAAGGAACAAGAGCTTTTTTGGTAAACCTTTTCGGAAATGCCAATCTTTTAAATGAAGACTATTCAAAATATATTTTTAATTCTCCTCAAGCCGTAAAAAATTTGAAGTGGACTATTGATGCAATGAAAGAAGGTCTTTTGCTTGATGGTGCAGAGCTTACTTCCAATGATGCAATTTCTATGTTTGCAGAGTCAAAGGCAGTTCACACTATTTTATATTCACCGCAGCTTAATAAAATGTATAACGGAAAACGAAAGTATAAGGGCAAAGATTTTACTCCGATTTATATGCCTTTCCCGAATGATTCTTCTGCACCTTTACTGGAATTTTTAGCAGGCGGAGCATGTGTGTTTAAAAGTTCCGATAAACAGAAAATAGAAGCGGCAAAACTGTTTTTAAAATTTGCCGCAACTGATGAGGTTTGGGCCTATAAACTCGTAAAAGCTACGGGAGGATTTCCGGCTACATCTAAAATTCAAATTGAAACTTCCGATGACGAAATATTATATAATTCCGTTCTTCAAAAATTTTTCGGCCAATATTATAATAATATAACCGGATTTTCTAAAATGCGTGAGTACTGGAATAAGGCATTAAAAGAAGCTTCATCGGGTAAAGATATTCAAAATGTTCTTAACTCTTTTGTAAAAGATGCAGACCGCACATTGGGAGAATAA
- a CDS encoding methyl-accepting chemotaxis protein: MKQENKNIDKQFKLFSIKNKMISVFIFFAVSLLTVICIISVYLASFFLMRNTEYFIKELAEGSSKVLNERADSIFKKLDTFSNMPIIQDDSVPYSEKINLFKNEIQMLKQSGWISFGISGLDGVLYNTDGKTEKINNTEWFKSVIKGKYVITEPEMSLTKRKYVSILAIPLRDLQGKIVGAINASILGDSLSNLISDIIVGETGQAYLISPSGIILGSRRPEILYKNFFSEILNSEKTDFSIFLKDALESKKSSVQVSKINGVKHISALSTMRYSGWKLLITAPSSEFISENVSNLLNIFLIVVLCGIVIAVLIGFFTANNIVKPINKVIEVLKNISQGEGDLTVRLPLIGNNEITKLSEYFNRTIEKIGNSIQSVGVNSRSMAEIGSGLALNMNRTADSVHEITENINGVKQQALTQATSVTEMAATIEQIIKNIKQLNASIENQAESVSRSSASIEQMTANIASITQTLEKTDELIKTLAESTEDGKEIVSKSNRVTQKIAEESGGLLEASSVIQHIASQTNLLAMNAAIEAAHAGEAGKGFAVVADEIRKLAEESSAQGKTITATLKALSGEIDSLSVSSKTAEEKFGLIFSFSEQVKSMSEFLTRSMREQENAGVEILNAIKNINSVTFEVSNGSAEMLRGGEQVAEEMTKLDGLTRKITLSMNEMACSAVQISNAMKEVNEITQKNKISIENLAFEVNKFRV, translated from the coding sequence ATGAAACAAGAAAACAAAAATATTGATAAACAATTTAAATTATTTTCAATAAAAAATAAAATGATATCGGTTTTTATATTTTTTGCAGTGTCTCTTTTGACGGTGATATGTATAATCTCGGTATACCTTGCTTCTTTTTTTCTTATGCGTAATACCGAATATTTTATCAAAGAATTGGCTGAAGGTTCTTCCAAAGTTTTAAATGAGAGGGCCGATTCAATATTTAAAAAACTGGATACATTTTCAAATATGCCGATTATTCAAGATGACTCTGTTCCTTATTCCGAGAAAATTAATTTGTTTAAAAATGAAATTCAAATGCTAAAACAAAGCGGGTGGATTAGTTTCGGAATAAGCGGTCTTGACGGCGTCTTGTATAACACGGACGGTAAAACTGAAAAGATAAACAATACCGAGTGGTTTAAATCTGTCATAAAGGGAAAATATGTGATTACGGAACCTGAAATGTCTTTAACAAAAAGAAAGTATGTTTCCATACTTGCAATTCCCTTACGCGATTTACAGGGAAAAATTGTGGGCGCTATTAATGCTTCGATTCTAGGCGATTCTTTATCGAATTTAATAAGCGATATAATTGTCGGTGAAACGGGACAGGCTTATCTTATAAGCCCCTCCGGAATTATTTTGGGAAGCCGCAGACCGGAAATTTTATATAAAAACTTTTTTTCCGAAATATTAAATTCGGAGAAAACGGATTTTTCAATATTTTTAAAAGATGCTCTAGAGTCAAAAAAATCGTCTGTGCAAGTTTCTAAAATAAACGGCGTAAAACATATTTCAGCTTTGTCTACAATGAGATATTCGGGATGGAAATTATTGATAACGGCTCCTTCTTCCGAATTTATTTCGGAGAATGTATCTAACCTGCTAAATATTTTTCTCATTGTTGTTTTGTGCGGTATTGTTATTGCGGTACTCATAGGATTTTTTACTGCAAACAATATTGTTAAACCGATTAATAAAGTAATTGAAGTTCTTAAAAATATTTCGCAAGGCGAGGGTGATTTAACTGTAAGACTGCCTTTAATCGGTAATAATGAAATTACCAAGCTGTCTGAATATTTTAATAGAACAATTGAAAAAATAGGAAATTCAATTCAGTCTGTAGGAGTTAACAGCCGCTCAATGGCGGAAATCGGATCGGGCCTAGCTCTAAATATGAATCGAACAGCAGATTCCGTTCATGAAATTACTGAAAATATTAACGGCGTAAAACAGCAGGCTTTGACGCAGGCTACAAGTGTTACGGAAATGGCTGCAACAATTGAACAGATAATCAAAAATATTAAACAGCTAAATGCTTCAATTGAAAATCAAGCTGAAAGCGTTTCGCGCTCGTCAGCTTCAATAGAACAGATGACTGCAAATATTGCTTCCATAACTCAAACATTGGAAAAAACCGATGAGCTTATTAAAACTCTTGCCGAATCGACTGAAGACGGAAAAGAAATTGTTTCTAAATCAAATAGAGTAACTCAAAAAATTGCAGAAGAATCGGGCGGCCTTTTGGAGGCAAGCAGTGTTATTCAGCATATTGCAAGTCAAACAAATCTTTTGGCTATGAATGCAGCTATTGAAGCAGCTCATGCAGGAGAAGCCGGAAAAGGATTTGCCGTAGTTGCCGACGAAATCAGAAAATTAGCTGAAGAGTCAAGTGCACAGGGAAAAACAATTACAGCAACGCTTAAAGCCTTAAGCGGCGAAATCGATTCCTTGTCAGTATCTTCTAAAACGGCTGAAGAAAAATTCGGTTTAATTTTTAGTTTTTCCGAACAAGTAAAATCTATGAGTGAATTTTTAACCCGGTCCATGCGTGAGCAGGAAAATGCCGGTGTAGAAATTTTAAATGCCATAAAAAATATTAATTCCGTAACTTTTGAAGTAAGTAACGGTTCGGCTGAAATGTTAAGGGGCGGAGAACAGGTTGCTGAAGAGATGACTAAATTAGACGGCTTAACCCGAAAAATTACATTGAGCATGAATGAGATGGCTTGCAGTGCCGTTCAGATAAGTAATGCCATGAAAGAAGTAAATGAAATTACACAAAAAAATAAAATCAGCATTGAAAATCTTGCATTTGAGGTTAATAAATTTAGAGTATAG
- a CDS encoding flagellar motor switch protein FliG: protein MSDIESQMLKNGLIKVPVDEKSTGKESPYRKVAKFLFIIGAEQAADVLRQLTKEQIDKVVAELVTVQSIDKKEAYDILNEFNDIYNKNKNLLGGVDTAKTILTEAFGEAKAEQILETAVPPKMPVPFEYLEGMDKDRLTRILQGELPATKAIVLSQLQPKQAAAYISSIEDGDEKKDIILRLAKLKKIDAEVLTQVSEALKKKLADVNLNRTSSVDGVSVLADILRKLDYETGSSILDSLDLEDENLTETIKRKLVTLDDVINMNPKHIQYLISPMTDKELAFLIHNQSEEFRKVILANMSKSRAALVLDEEQYMGPVLKRDLNNTVDHFLARVKNEAERGRVIIVKDEDDKFVY from the coding sequence ATGAGCGATATTGAAAGTCAAATGTTAAAGAATGGTCTTATAAAGGTTCCTGTAGACGAAAAAAGTACCGGAAAAGAAAGCCCGTATAGGAAGGTTGCCAAATTTCTTTTTATAATCGGGGCTGAGCAGGCTGCCGACGTTTTGCGCCAGCTTACCAAGGAGCAGATAGACAAGGTTGTAGCAGAACTTGTTACGGTTCAATCTATAGATAAAAAAGAAGCCTATGATATTCTAAACGAATTTAACGATATCTACAATAAAAACAAAAACCTTTTAGGCGGTGTCGATACGGCTAAGACTATTTTAACCGAAGCCTTCGGCGAGGCCAAAGCCGAACAGATTCTTGAAACTGCCGTGCCTCCTAAAATGCCCGTACCTTTTGAGTATCTTGAAGGTATGGATAAGGATCGCCTGACGAGGATATTACAAGGCGAGCTTCCGGCTACAAAGGCCATAGTTCTTTCTCAGTTGCAGCCTAAACAGGCTGCTGCCTATATAAGCTCCATCGAAGATGGAGACGAAAAAAAAGACATCATCTTACGTCTTGCAAAACTTAAAAAAATAGATGCTGAAGTTCTTACTCAGGTAAGTGAGGCCTTAAAAAAGAAACTTGCCGATGTAAATTTAAACCGCACAAGCTCGGTTGACGGTGTTTCCGTATTGGCCGATATTTTGCGTAAACTGGATTATGAGACCGGCTCGAGTATCTTGGATTCTCTTGATCTTGAAGATGAAAATTTGACCGAAACTATAAAACGAAAACTTGTTACCCTTGATGATGTTATAAATATGAATCCAAAGCACATTCAATATCTAATCTCTCCTATGACCGATAAGGAATTGGCTTTTTTGATACATAATCAAAGTGAAGAATTCAGAAAGGTAATCTTGGCGAATATGTCTAAAAGCCGTGCTGCCTTGGTTCTCGATGAAGAACAGTACATGGGCCCTGTTTTAAAGCGAGACCTAAATAATACCGTTGACCACTTTTTAGCCCGAGTGAAAAATGAAGCAGAGCGGGGAAGAGTTATTATAGTAAAAGATGAAGACGATAAATTTGTGTATTAG
- a CDS encoding DUF7724 family protein, producing MQTENTAYLSNEDSYTILSFGDERLKFIAPYSLERYGNVVSWDKGYLVVSAKYAHNSEFEEEYIDLIPILENLYIDTEKFLSSIQKVEVRYA from the coding sequence ATGCAAACAGAAAATACGGCTTATTTAAGTAATGAAGACTCTTATACAATATTATCTTTTGGTGATGAGCGATTAAAGTTTATAGCACCTTATTCATTGGAGAGATATGGAAATGTTGTTAGTTGGGATAAGGGCTATCTTGTCGTTTCTGCTAAATATGCTCATAATTCTGAGTTTGAAGAAGAATATATTGATTTAATTCCTATATTAGAAAATCTGTATATTGATACCGAAAAATTTTTATCATCAATTCAAAAAGTGGAGGTAAGATATGCCTGA
- a CDS encoding DUF7723 family protein: MPDLYRIADEADVIANGFAFKKIPEGIRVFNLNNGYGAAVFKQDGTLIETNMDDIEIIVSKKYLKSCLKYMED; the protein is encoded by the coding sequence ATGCCTGATTTATATAGGATTGCCGATGAAGCCGATGTAATTGCTAATGGTTTTGCTTTTAAAAAGATTCCTGAAGGAATACGAGTTTTTAATTTAAATAACGGGTATGGTGCTGCAGTTTTTAAGCAAGACGGAACATTAATTGAAACTAATATGGACGATATTGAAATAATTGTTTCAAAAAAATATTTAAAAAGTTGTTTAAAGTATATGGAAGATTAA
- a CDS encoding DUF4160 domain-containing protein — MPKYFSFKVAGYYLYFTSKCIIEAFHVYASDSKLTEKSSAKFFVKSDGDTIIQNRGVLNDKDLRKIQDFIKERYIEMYEKWCEYSHESFYTGK, encoded by the coding sequence ATGCCTAAATATTTTTCTTTTAAAGTTGCCGGATATTATTTATATTTTACTTCTAAATGTATTATTGAAGCCTTTCATGTTTATGCAAGTGATTCAAAATTGACAGAAAAAAGTTCGGCGAAATTTTTTGTTAAAAGTGACGGCGATACAATAATTCAGAATCGAGGAGTCCTCAATGATAAAGACCTAAGAAAAATACAGGATTTTATCAAAGAGCGGTATATTGAAATGTATGAAAAATGGTGTGAGTATAGTCATGAGAGTTTTTACACTGGAAAATAG
- a CDS encoding tetratricopeptide repeat protein, producing MITGKRFKFILLTFIFAAGLFAQDKPDALKLYRQGRSLDSIGRREDAGTAYLSAIEICRNELKVNSKNMDSYAVYTWCLFRLGRYKDTELVCSDALKIGRDARIIETLAEAQFFLGNYKDSLRNMEMYIEMAPNGERISVAHFFVGEIYRNTKKYHKADIAYSISVHLEPSNSLWWYRLGIVREAAGEKEGAIAAYQTAVKLRPEFKEAAEALKRVKI from the coding sequence ATGATAACCGGAAAACGTTTTAAATTTATTCTATTGACTTTTATTTTTGCTGCAGGCCTTTTTGCACAAGATAAACCTGATGCTTTAAAGCTTTACAGGCAGGGCCGAAGCCTTGATTCCATAGGAAGGCGCGAAGATGCCGGAACCGCTTATCTGTCCGCCATAGAAATTTGCCGTAACGAATTAAAGGTAAATTCTAAGAATATGGATTCTTATGCCGTATACACATGGTGCCTTTTTCGATTGGGCCGATATAAGGACACCGAACTGGTATGTAGTGATGCCTTAAAAATCGGGAGGGATGCACGAATTATCGAAACTTTGGCCGAGGCTCAGTTTTTCCTTGGAAATTATAAAGACTCTTTGCGGAATATGGAAATGTATATAGAGATGGCTCCCAACGGTGAGCGCATAAGCGTTGCCCACTTTTTTGTCGGAGAGATTTACCGAAATACAAAAAAATATCACAAGGCCGATATCGCTTATTCCATTTCAGTGCACTTGGAGCCTTCCAATTCTCTTTGGTGGTATAGGCTTGGAATTGTCCGTGAAGCGGCCGGTGAAAAAGAAGGTGCGATTGCAGCCTATCAAACGGCAGTAAAACTCCGCCCCGAGTTTAAGGAAGCAGCCGAAGCCCTCAAACGGGTAAAGATTTAA